From the Saccharomyces paradoxus chromosome XIV, complete sequence genome, one window contains:
- the BSC5 gene encoding Bsc5p (similar to YNR069C) — protein sequence MQESREPQNNFSDCQRISSSSSTFFGGVSPEKPRCERSLGKEKDDSAYNSGDHSSSITNVQDDDFVLPELLPSFEMYENLLSNIPQSSFDTYFPENPPYYEVTSRSRSIPSEGESGHDMRILTDDIAGLENHEVTVDSRRFTSGSSSSQIRNYYDTKGIPVEKIYALPRVKTPIAIELYVTKTAPKFGQLPKHESMLKEYTSGDIIHGYFTVQNKSTKPIKFDMFYLTLEGTTSSKIKSPFGIQKTTKRILRMVDMAASWSYNHEDVNTGEDLCGFFDSIDKTSFGLPNNRTLNPGDKRKKFFTFKIPNQLLDVTCKHGNFSHSLLPPTLGFDRPPSSHPDLSTLKFSESLGYGRLSERGSSLWLSDNSNGSLINYSINAMIVGKDIASGRVCLMSEKKYSIRIVPFGFQCNPISKETCLKDLEDFDIEIANRLGRIEKIFCKTRRAIPIRKEDIQEMSRSDQLAPSRGKYEWNAAAGNIENGTPKKKHYSEEDKIQTEITYSISSVFSTGLKNVLFKKVRNTQSSQPDNTASRINSEKIGLITIKIRPPSNALPYWCPNLIQKQNVFSLRNRQNQQNWINLRGLLSFEEREKLENLRVELVCMQAANSIPHDPPEISSLETELICLTTNTEDCKPVRFHTDLLLKEHKYNKIKKIFQEMLENIEAYRDEFTKNQTKINLLLTEDARVSLHDRPLVFSELMPLSTIKDVQVLARMDANVVVMKNALKTKLVGEKREHVGSSPISSMVPRASRNIKKTSPSNCGHSILSHLKLNEWNQVNPTEYKKTLLLNIKFNEDLKATIVPSFESCLCSRSYFFRVKFHFDKGAGSCEIDIPVQVKNSYI from the coding sequence ATGCAAGAATCAAGAGAACCACAAAACAACTTTTCAGATTGTCAAAGaatatcttcatcgtcatccACATTCTTTGGAGGAGTCTCACCAGAGAAACCAAGGTGTGAAAGATCCCTgggaaaggaaaaggatgATTCCGCATACAATAGTGGAGATCATAGCTCGAGCATAACCAATGTTCAGGATGATGACTTTGTCCTTCCAGAGCTATTGCCATCATTTGAAATGTATGAAAACTTGCTCAGCAATATACCTCAATCTAGTTTCGATACGTACTTTCCAGAAAATCCACCTTATTATGAGGTTACTTCCAGAAGTCGGAGTATTCCTTCGGAAGGTGAATCTGGGCATGACATGCGGATTCTTACCGATGATATCGCTGGCCTAGAAAATCATGAAGTGACCGTTGATAGCCGTCGGTTTACTTCCGGCTCTTCTAGTTCCCAGATTCGTAATTATTATGATACTAAAGGTATCCCGGTTGAGAAAATATACGCATTGCCTAGAGTTAAAACCCCCATAGCGATTGAATTATACGTTACAAAGACAGCTCCAAAGTTTGGCCAGCTTCCGAAACACGAGAGCATGCTAAAGGAATACACATCTGGTGATATAATTCACGGATATTTTACTGtacaaaataaatcaaCTAAACCTATAAAATTCGATATGTTTTATTTAACTTTGGAAGGTACGACaagttcaaaaataaaatcacCTTTTGGAATCCAAAAAACAACgaaaagaattttgagAATGGTAGATATGGCAGCGAGTTGGTCATATAATCATGAAGACGTGAACACCGGGGAAGATCTTTGTGGATTTTTTGACTCCATTGATAAAACAAGCTTCGGATTACCTAATAACAGGACACTAAATCCGGGCGATAAAcgtaagaaatttttcacctttAAAATTCCAAACCAGCTATTAGACGTAACCTGTAAGCACGGGAACTTCTCTCATTCTCTTTTACCCCCTACTTTAGGATTTGATAGACCACCGAGTTCTCATCCAGACCTTTCAActctaaaattttcagagAGTTTGGGTTATGGTCGTTTGTCAGAAAGAGGTTCCTCGCTATGGCTGAGTGACAATTCTAATGGCAGCCTAATCAATTATTCAATAAACGCTATGATAGTAGGAAAAGATATAGCTTCTGGGCGTGTTTGTTTGATGagtgaaaaaaagtatagCATTAGAATAGTTCCATTTGGCTTTCAATGCAATCCAATTAGCAAAGAAACGTGCCTCAAAGATTTAGAGGATTTCGATATCGAAATTGCAAACAGGCTTGGAAGGATCGAGAAAATCTTCTGTAAAACAAGGCGAGCGATTCCCATACGTAAGGAGGACATACAGGAGATGAGTCGCTCTGATCAACTAGCACCCTCAAGGGGTAAGTATGAATGGAACGCAGCAGCtggaaatattgaaaacgGAACAcctaaaaagaaacattattctgaagaagataaaatcCAAACTGAAATTACTTACTCGATATCATCTGTCTTCAGCACAGGTCTTAAAAATgtacttttcaaaaaggtgCGTAATACGCAATCGTCTCAACCAGATAATACTGCTTCAAGGATTAACTCCGAGAAAATTGGACTtataacaataaaaataaggCCTCCCAGTAATGCTTTGCCCTATTGGTGTCCAAATCtgattcaaaaacaaaatgtATTTTCATTAAGAAACAGGCAGAATCAACAGAACTGGATTAATCTGAGAGGTCTACTGTcgtttgaagaaagagaaaaacttgaaaatttacGGGTGGAACTAGTATGTATGCAAGCTGCTAATAGTATACCGCATGATCCACCGGAGATCAGTAGTTTGGAGACAGAACTGATTTGCTTAACAACGAATACAGAAGATTGCAAACCAGTGAGGTTCCACACTGATTTACTTTTAAAGGAGCATAAATACAATAAgattaagaaaatatttcaggAAATGTTGGAAAACATTGAAGCATATCGCGATGAGTTCActaaaaatcaaacaaaaataaacttaCTTCTTACGGAAGACGCAAGAGTTAGCCTGCATGATAGACCGCTCGTTTTTTCTGAGTTAATGCCTTTGAGTACAATTAAGGACGTGCAGGTTTTAGCGCGTATGGATGCCAATGTTGTTGTCATGAAAAATGCGTTGAAAACGAAACTAGTTGGGGAAAAAAGGGAGCATGTTGGTTCTTCCCCCATATCCAGCATGGTTCCTCGAGCTTCTCggaatataaaaaaaacctcCCCATCAAACTGTGGCCATTCGATACTTTCAcatttgaaattaaatGAATGGAATCAAGTCAATCCAACAGAGTATAAGAAAACATTGTTACTGAACATAAAATTTAATGAGGATTTGAAAGCCACCATAGTACCAAGTTTTGAAAGCTGTCTATGCTCGAGATCATATTTCTTCCGtgtaaaatttcatttcgATAAAGGTGCTGGGTCTTGTGAAATTGATATCCCAGTTCAAGTCAAAAACTCTTACATTTGA
- the PDR18 gene encoding ATP-binding cassette multidrug transporter PDR18 (transporter of the ATP-binding cassette (ABC) family~similar to YNR070W) translates to MALHTIREDDTELGCPNPDTFDASAIIKSYVKEASEQGIHLRKAGVAMECVSVEGLDSSFLEGQTFGDILCLPWTIIKGIRERKNRNKMKIILKDVSLLAKQGEMVLVLGRPGAGCSSFLKSAAGETSQFAGGITTGDISYDGIPQKEMMQHYKSDVIYNGEQDVHFPHLTVKQTLDFAISCKMPSKRVNDVTKEEYVVANREFYAKIFGLTHTFDTKVGNDFISGVSGGERKRVSIAEALAARGSIYCWDNATRGLDASTALEFARAIRVMTKLLGTTALITIYQASENIYETFDKVTVLYAGRQIFYGKTAEAKNYFENMGYLCPPRQSTAEYLTAITDPNGLHQIKPGFEYEVPHTADEFEQYWLDSPEYTCLQDEIQNYKHDVNPERTKKTYNESMAQEKSKGARKHSYYTISYWEQIRLCTIRGFQRIYGDRSYTVINTCAAIAQAFITGSLFYQAPSSTLGAFSRSGVLFFSLLYYSLMGLANISFEHRPILQKHKVYSLYHPSAEALGSTISSFPFRMIGLTFFIIILYFLAGLHRSAGAFFTMYLFLTMCSEAITSLFQMVSSLCDTLSQANSIAGVVMLSIAMYSTYMIQLPSMHPWFKWISYILPIRYAFESMLNAEFHGRHMDCGGTLVPSGPGFENILPENQVCAFAGSRPGQSWVLGDDYLRSQYEYEYKNTWRNFGIMWCFLIGYIVLRALFTEYKSPVKSGGDALVVKKGAKKALQRSWSSKNDEENLNVSIATQDMKEIASSNGDSTQADFEGLESTGVFIWRNVSFTISHSSGQRKLLDSVSGYCVPGTLTALIGESGAGKTTLLNTLAQRNVGMIAGDMLVDGLPMDASFKRRTGYVQQQDLHIAELTVKESLEFSARMRRPQSIPDAEKMEYVEKIISILEMQEFSEALVGEIGYGLNVEQRKKLSIGVELVGKPDLLLFLDEPTSGLDSQSAWAIVKMLKRLAQAGQSILCTIHQPSATLFEQFDRLLLLGKGGQTVYFGEIGKNSSSVVGYFEKNGARKCQQNENPAEYILEAIGAGATASVQQNWSDIWQTSPENANVDEKVNAMIKDLSSTTLQKAAVKASKYATSYFYQFWYVLRRSSLTFWRNLNYIMAKMMLLMISGLFIGFTFFHVGINAIGLQNSLFACFMAIVISAPATNQIQERATAAKELYEVRESKSNMFHWSLLLITHYLNELPYHLLFSTIFFVSLYFPLGIFFEVSRSGVFYLNYSILFQLYYIGLALMVLYMSPNLQSANVIVGFILSFLLSFCGAVQPASLMPGFWTFMWKLSPYTYFLQNLVGLLMHDKPVRCSEKELSVFNPPIGQTCGEFTKPFFEFGTGYIANPDATSGCAYCQYKVGDEYLARINASFSYLWRNFGLIWAYIIFNIIAMIAVYYVVQVKHFSPMKIGFVKRITISFKRK, encoded by the coding sequence ATGGCTCTCCATACTATTAGAGAAGATGATACGGAATTGGGGTGTCCTAATCCGGACACTTTTGATGCTTCGGCTATAATCAAATCTTATGTTAAAGAAGCTTCTGAACAAGGAATTCATCTTCGTAAGGCAGGTGTGGCAATGGAATGCGTTTCAGTAGAAGGTTTAGATTCTTCGTTTTTGGAGGGTCAAACCTTCGGCGATATTTTGTGTTTACCATGGACAATTATCAAAGGTATCCGTGAGCGGAAGAACCGCAATAAGATGAAGATCATTTTGAAGGATGTCAGTTTGCTGGCTAAACAAGGAGAGATGGTTCTTGTCCTAGGGAGACCGGGTGCTGGCTGTTCgtcatttttaaaaagcGCTGCTGGTGAGACTAGTCAGTTTGCAGGTGGTATAACCACAGGGGATATATCATACGATGGTATCCCTCAGAAGGAAATGATGCAGCATTATAAGTCAGATGTAATTTATAATGGTGAGCAAGACGTTCATTTCCCACACTTGACAGTAAAACAAACTCTAGATTTTGCTATTTCCTGTAAGATGCCCTCAAAAAGAGTTAATGATGTCACAAAGGAAGAGTATGTTGTCGCTAATAGAGAATTTTATGCTAAAATCTTTGGTTTAACGCATACTTTCGATACCAAAGTTGGTAACGATTTTATCAGTGGTGTATCTGGAGGTGAGCGTAAACGTGTTTCCATTGCTGAAGCATTAGCAGCGAGAGGTTCTATTTACTGCTGGGATAATGCTACGAGAGGTCTTGATGCCTCTACGGCGCTGGAGTTTGCCCGAGCCATTCGTGTTATGACCAAGTTATTGGGCACAACAGCTCTAATTACGATTTACCAAGCCAGTGAAAACATTTATGAAACGTTTGATAAAGTTACTGTCTTATACGCTGGTAGACAAATATTCTACGGCAAAACTGCTGAAGCtaaaaattattttgaaaacatgGGTTACTTGTGCCCACCGAGGCAATCTACTGCTGAATATTTGACCGCTATTACCGATCCTAATGGCCTGCATCAAATAAAGCCCGGTTTTGAGTATGAAGTACCTCATACTGctgatgaatttgaacaATACTGGCTTGATTCTCCAGAATATACCTGCTTACAggatgaaattcaaaactaCAAACATGACGTAAATCCTGAGAGGACcaaaaaaacatataatGAGTCTATGGCACAAGAAAAGTCGAAAGGCGCCAGAAAACACTCTTATTATACGATTTCTTATTGGGAGCAAATTAGACTTTGCACTATTAGAGgttttcaaagaatttaCGGTGATAGGTCATACACCGTGATAAACACATGTGCTGCTATAGCACAAGCATTTATCACTGGGTCATTATTTTACCAAGCACCTTCTTCCACTCTAGGAGCTTTCTCTAGGAGTGGTgttctgtttttttccctcttaTATTATTCTTTAATGGGCCTAGCTAATATTAGCTTTGAGCACAGACCAATATTACAAAAGCACAAGGTCTACTCGCTATACCATCCCTCAGCTGAAGCATTAGGAAGTacgatttcttcttttccattcAGAATGATAGGACTAACCTTTTTCATAATCATTCTGTACTTCTTAGCCGGTTTACATAGAAGCGCCGGGGCTTTCTTTACTatgtatttgtttttgaCGATGTGTTCAGAAGCTATTACAAGTTTGTTTCAGATGGTTTCATCTTTATGCGATACACTGTCACAGGCCAACTCTATTGCTGGTGTTGTGATGTTATCTATTGCCATGTATTCGACGTACATGATACAATTACCTTCAATGCACCCATGGTTCAAATGGATTTCTTACATTCTCCCCATTAGATATGCATTTGAATCGATGTTAAACGCAGAATTTCATGGACGACATATGGATTGTGGAGGGACTTTGGTTCCTTCTGGCCCTGGTTTTGAAAACATCTTGCCGGAAAATCAAGTGTGTGCTTTTGCTGGTTCAAGGCCTGGCCAATCTTGGGTTCTCGGTGACGATTATTTAAGGTCTCAGTATGAATATGAGTACAAAAACACTTGGAGAAACTTCGGCATCATGTGGTGTTTCCTAATTGGTTACATTGTCTTGAGGGCACTTTTCACTGAGTACAAAAGTCCTGTCAAAAGCGGTGGCGATGCTTTGGTCGTCAAGAAGGGTGCAAAGAAAGCTCTTCAAAGATCATGGAGTAgcaaaaatgatgaagaaaacctTAACGTCTCTATAGCAACACAGGATATGAAAGAGATAGCTTCGAGTAACGGCGATAGCACACAAGCAGACTTTGAAGGTTTGGAATCTACCGGGGTGTTTATTTGGAGAAATGTTTCTTTCACGATTTCTCATTCTAGCGGGCAACGTAAACTTCTGGACAGCGTAAGTGGTTACTGTGTTCCTGGTACTTTGACGGCACTGATAGGTGAGTCCGGCGCTGGTAAGACCACATTATTGAACACCTTGGCTCAAAGAAACGTGGGAATGATTGCCGGTGATATGTTAGTTGACGGTCTCCCGATGGACGCTAGTTTCAAAAGGCGTACTGGTTATGTTCAACAGCAAGATCTTCATATTGCAGAACTTACCGTCAAAGAATCGCTAGAGTTTAGTGCGCGCATGCGGCGCCCACAATCTATTCCTGACGCCGAAAAGATGGAGTATGTTGAAAAGATTATATCTATTCTTGAAATGCAAGAGTTCTCAGAAGCTCTCGTTGGTGAAATTGGTTACGGTTTGAATGttgaacaaagaaagaaactttcAATTGGCGTTGAACTAGTTGGCAAGCCAGAtctgttattgtttttggaCGAACCAACCTCTGGCTTGGATTCCCAATCCGCGTGGGCCATTGTCAAAATGTTAAAAAGATTAGCTCAAGCAGGTCAATCGATTTTGTGTACTATCCATCAACCCTCCGCTACTCTTTTTGAACAGTTTGACAGATTATTACTCTTGGGAAAAGGAGGTCAAACAGTTTATTTCGGTGAAATAGGTAAAAACTCAAGTTCTGTTGTAGggtattttgaaaagaacgGGGCCAGGAAATGTcaacaaaatgaaaatccGGCTGAGTATATTTTAGAAGCCATTGGTGCTGGGGCTACTGCCTCTGTTCAACAGAATTGGTCTGATATATGGCAAACATCTCCAGAAAATGCAAACGTCGACGAAAAAGTAAATGCTATGATTAAGGACTTGTCCTCTACGACGTTGCAAAAGGCAGCTGTAAAGGCCTCCAAGTATGCAACATCATATTTCTATCAGTTCTGGTATGTGCTCAGAAGATCTAGTTTGACTTTTTGGAGAAACTTAAACTATATCATGGCCAAAATGATGTTGTTGATGATCAGTGGCTTGTTTATTGGTTTTACCTTCTTCCATGTCGGTATAAATGCTATTGGATTGCAAAATAGCTTATTTGCCTGTTTTATGGCTATCGTTATATCAGCTCCCGCAACAAACCAGATACAAGAGCGTGCCACTGCTGCTAAGGAGCTATATGAGGTTCGTGAGTCCAAATCTAATATGTTTCATTGGTCTTTACTTTTGATCACCCACTATTTAAATGAACTGCCCTACcatttgttattttcaacTATTTTCTTCGTTTCATTATATTTCCCTCTGGGTATCTTTTTCGAAGTCTCTAGGTCTGGTGTTTTTTATCTGAACTATTCCatactttttcaactttaCTATATCGGTCTTGCTTTGATGGTTCTGTACATGTCGCCAAATCTACAATCTGCAAATGTTATCGTAGGTTTCATACTTTCATTCCTGCTCTCTTTCTGCGGTGCCGTTCAACCTGCCTCTCTAATGCCTGGATTCTGGACATTCATGTGGAAGCTATCCCCTTACACgtattttttgcaaaatttaGTTGGATTACTGATGCATGACAAACCTGTAAGATGTTCAGAGAAAGAGTTGTCTGTTTTCAACCCTCCCATAGGCCAAACATGTGGTGAATTTACCAAACCTTTTTTCGAATTTGGGACTGGGTATATTGCAAACCCAGACGCGACATCAGGTTGCGCGTATTGTCAGTACAAAGTTGGAGATGAATACTTGGCACGCATAAATGCTAGCTTTAGTTACTTATGGAGAAACTTCGGCTTAATTTGGGCTtacatcattttcaacattATTGCTATGATTGCGGTTTACTACGTGGTCCAAGTTAAGCACTTTTCCCCTATGAAAATTGGCTTCgtgaaaagaataacaatTAGTTTCAAGAGAAAGTGA
- a CDS encoding aldose 1-epimerase superfamily protein (aldose 1-epimerase~similar to YNR071C) — protein sequence MSNSNSDNKYSVITIGDEKRFQATIAPLGATLVDLKVNNQSVVQGYSNVQDYLTDGNMMGATVGRYANRIAKGVFSLDDGPHKLTVNNCGNTNHSSISSLNLKQYRASPVENPSKGVYVVEFKLLDDHTQPNPNEFPGDLEVTVKYTLNVAEMTLDMEYQAQLVRGDATPINMTNHSYFNLNKVKSEKSIGGTEVKVCSNKSLEVTEGALLPTGKVIERNIATFDSAEPTVLHDDAPVFDCTFIIDANKDLKTTDSVSVNKLVPVFKAYHPESHIKFEVSTTEPTVHLYTGDNLCGKFVPRSGFAVQQGRYVDAINRDEWRDCVLLKRGEVYTSKTQYHFGI from the coding sequence ATGTCAAATAGCAACAGCGATAACAAGTATAGCGTCATCACAATTGGTGATGAGAAAAGGTTTCAAGCCACCATTGCGCCACTTGGTGCTACTTTAGTAGACCTTAAGGTGAACAATCAATCAGTCGTTCAAGGGTATTCAAACGTGCAGGACTATTTAACAGATGGTAATATGATGGGCGCTACGGTGGGTCGTTATGCCAACCGTATTGCGAAGGGTGTTTTCAGTTTGGATGATGGTCCTCACAAGTTGACTGTTAACAATTGTGGTAACACAAATCATAGTAGTATCAGTTCTTTGAACCTTAAGCAATATAGGGCGTCCCCTGTTGAGAATCCTTCCAAGGGCGTTTACGTTGTCGAATTCAAGTTATTGGATGATCACACACAACCTAACCCTAATGAATTCCCGGGTGATTTAGAAGTCACGGTAAAGTATACTTTGAATGTTGCGGAAATGACTTTGGACATGGAATATCAAGCGCAGTTAGTCCGTGGAGATGCTACTCCAATCAATATGACCAACCACTCATATTTCAACTTGAACAAGGTCAAGAGTGAAAAGTCGATTGGCGGTACAGAAGTTAAGGTCTGCTCGAACAAATCGCTTGAAGTTACAGAGGGAGCATTACTCCCAACTGGTAAGgtcattgaaagaaatattgcTACTTTTGATTCGGCTGAGCCTACTGTTTTACATGATGATGCCCCAGTCTTTGATTGCACTTTCATTATTGATGCTAACAAGGATTTGAAGACTACTGACTCTGTGAGTGTAAATAAGCTGGTTCCTGTTTTTAAGGCCTATCATCCAGAATCCCACATCAAGTTTGAGGTTTCGACGACAGAACCAACCGTTCACCTATACACCGGTGACAATCTATGTGGCAAATTTGTACCAAGATCAGGATTTGCCGTTCAGCAAGGGAGATACGTCGATGCCATCAACCGTGATGAATGGAGAGATTGTGTTCTTTTAAAGCGCGGCGAGGTATACACTTCAAAGACTCAGTATCATTTCGGGATTTAG
- the HXT17 gene encoding hexose transporter HXT17 (Hexose transporter~similar to YNR072W): MQSSTESDRDIQNNSAVDIHVAPPVEKEWSDGLDDDEVINGDNIEPPKRGLLGYLVIYLLCYPISFGGFLPGWDSGITAGFINMDNFKMNFGSYKHSTGEYYLSNVRMGLLVAMFSIGCAIGGLMFARLADTLGRRLAIVIVVLVYMVGAIIQISSNHKWYQYFVGKIIYGLGAGGCSVLCPMLLSEIAPTDLRGGLVSLYQLNMTFGIFLGYCSVYGTRKYDNTAQWRIPLGLCFLWALIIIIGMLLVPESPRYLIECERHEEARASIAKINKVSPEDPWVLKQADEINVGVLAQKELGEASWKELFSVKTKVLQRLITGILVQTFLQLTGENYFFFYGTTIFKSVGLTDGFETSIVLGTVNFFSTIIAVMVVDKIGRRKCLLFGAAGMMACMVIFASIGVKCLYPHGQDGPSSKGAGNAMIVFTCFYIFCFATTWAPVAYIVVAESFPSKVKSRAMSISTACNWLWQFLIGFFTPFITGSIHFYYGYVFVGCLVAMFLYVFFFLPETIGLSLEEIQLLYEEGVKPWTSASWVPPSKRGIPAEERNTEKKDWKKFLKFSKGSD, encoded by the coding sequence atGCAATCATCCACTGAAAGTGATAGAGATATTCAAAATAACTCTGCTGTTGACATTCATGTCGCACCACCTGTGGAAAAAGAGTGGTCAGATGGGCttgatgacgatgaagtCATAAACGGGGATAACATTGAGCCACCAAAGAGGGGGCTCCTAGGTTACCTTGTCATCTACTTACTATGTTATCCTATATCCTTTGGGGGTTTCCTACCTGGTTGGGATAGTGGTATTACAGCAGGTTTCATTAACATGGACAACTTTAAAATGAATTTCGGATCTTACAAGCATAGTACTGGAGAATACTATTTGAGCAACGTGCGTATGGGTCTTCTTGTGGCAATGTTCAGTATTGGGTGTGCCATAGGTGGTCTTATGTTTGCCCGTCTTGCCGATACTTTGGGTAGAAGGCTGGCGATTGTGATCGTGGTGTTGGTATATATGGTCGGCGCAATTATTCAGATCAGTTCAAACCACAAATGGTACCAATACTTTGTCGGTAAGATCATTTACGGTCTTGGTGCTGGTGGCTGTTCGGTGTTGTGTCCAATGCTTTTGTCCGAAATAGCTCCCACAGACTTGAGAGGTGGGCTTGTTTCACTATATCAATTGAACATGACctttggtattttcttAGGTTATTGTAGCGTTTATGGTACAAGAAAATACGACAACACTGCACAATGGAGAATTCCTCTTGGGCTCTGCTTTTTATGGGCTCtgattattattattggtATGTTATTGGTTCCAGAATCCCCAAGATATCTGATCGAATGTGAAAGACATGAGGAAGCACGGGCTTCCATTGCCAAGATTAACAAGGTTTCACCAGAGGATCCATGGGTACTTAAACAAGCTGATGAAATCAACGTCGGTGTCCTTGCCCAAAAAGAACTAGGGGAAGCTTCGTGGAAGGAACTTTTCTCGGTCAAAACAAAAGTCCTTCAACGTTTGATTACAGGTATTCTTGTTCAAACCTTTTTGCAACTTACCGGTGAAAactacttcttcttctatggGACTACCATTTTCAAGTCAGTTGGGCTTACTGATGGGTTCGAAACCTCCATCGTCCTGGGTACAGTGAACTTCTTCTCCACTATTATTGCTGTTATGGTCGTAGACAAAATCGGTCGTCGTAAatgtttattatttggtgCAGCTGGGATGATGGCCTGTATGGTCATATTCGCAAGTATCGGGGTGAAATGTCTTTACCCTCATGGCCAGGATGGTCCCTCTTCGAAAGGTGCAGGTAATGCCATGATCGTGTTCACCTGTTTCTATATATTCTGCTTTGCAACGACATGGGCTCCTGTTGCTTATATCGTGGTCGCTGAATCGTTCCCCTCAAAGGTCAAGTCTAGAGCAATGTCGATTTCCACTGCATGCAACTGGTTATGGCAATTCTTGATCGGTTTCTTCACACCATTCATCACCGGATCTATCCACTTCTACTATGGTTACGTGTTTGTGGGTTGCTTGGTTGCTATGTTTTTGTacgtcttcttcttcttaccGGAAACAATTGGTTTATCTTTAGAGGAAATCCAATTACTATATGAAGAAGGCGTAAAACCATGGACATCTGCATCTTGGGTTCCTCCTTCAAAGAGAGGAATTCCTGCTGAGGAAAGAAATACCGAAAAGAAAGattggaagaaatttttgaagttctCAAAGGGTTCTGATTGA